AACGTCACAATATCACATGATGAGGGTGTGATAGCCCCAGTCCATAATCCCCTCTCACACAGTTCAATAGTTCATCTGGATCCACAACAAAACATTCATCAAAAGGACCctttataacacacacatacccttCCCTCACAggatcacacacacatcagacaGCTTCAGCCTCACAGCCTTTATTCAGTGAACTGGTCTACATTCCACAGCTGGGATGGTGTTGCCTTCCTTCCTACAGACGTCTTCTTAAAAACCATGTCAAAAAGATATTCGAAATGGAAAAGAGAGATCGCTGGACACTTCCTGACCTTAATATGcatagaccttcactttatggacTTCCCTGTCTTCACATTCTCTTTTTCTGTTGTAGTAATAGAATGTGTTGTCTCGACGCTGAAGCTTCTTTACAAAGCCAGTCTCAGGCCACCTGTCGATCTGAGACAAAGAAGCAATGCCATAATGACACATTCATCTTGTAGTGAACCAACTGTCAATGCTTTTTTTAGCCAGTGATTAAGGATTCATTTTTAAAGTTGTTTACCAAGTCAACTTGCTTTACTTGTTTGTATTCCAGTTCATCTCTGTAGCCTGCCTGTTGGAATCGGTATAAGTTCTCCACCTCGTCAGTCCATCGTTTGGCTCTGCTCATGGACTTTGGCGTGGCGTTTCCATCTAAGTAGACAGCACAAGACATTGTGCTGCGGAGAGGATGTCCACAGGCGACCTACGGGGAGCAAATAGTGGGCTCAGTTATACAAGTTCAAGAATCTCTATATACTGACATGACAGTCATGGACACGGAAATACATATAGGAAaagtaaataaacaataaaacaccGTTTTAAAAAGAATGGCAATTACATAGTAGGCTATATGGGTAGGGGGATGATGATTTCCTGTTTCTCTCCGTCCTCCTGTCCTGGGGGGTAGAGAGTAGATGGGTGCAGCAGGTGGGTCTGCCTGTTACTGGTCAGATAGCCAGTCTCGGTACAGGACATTgtagagaggagagcaggcagATACTGCTCTCTTAATTCTTACACACTAACCATCTTATTACCGAAAACATTTTATCTACATGTTTCTTAAGCTGATTTCCGTTTTAATATTCGTGCCCGAAACCAATCAAATGTAATTTGCATAGTTGACACTAACGTTGCCAAacgtacagtagctagctagctaatatttgaATGAAAGTTGCTAGCACTAGCTTCaggctacggtagatataatatACAAGTCACAGTTCTGAAAATAGACTGaatctggctagctagctagctaatatttgaATGAAAGTTGCTAGCACTAGCTTCaggctacggtagatataatatACAAGTCACAGTTCTGAAAATAGACTGaatctggctagctagctatacatTTTATCTGCATTTGATTACTTACAGCTGAACGGGGCAAGTCTCACAGTCCCAAGAGTTGGTGATGAGGAAGTATTGTCTTTAGTTACCTAGCAACCCAAACCTACCTTCCTTccgtccttccttccttccttccatccttccttccttccttcctaccttccttccttccttcctaccttccttcctttcttcctttcttccttccacccttccttccttccttccttccttccttccatccttccttccatccttccttccttccttcctaccttccttccttccttccttcctaccttccttcctttcttcctttcttccttccacccttccttccttccatccttcctccctcttcttcctctccttccttcttcttCAACAAGGTGTTGTTTTTGTAACTGACTACTGCTAGCAACGTTGTAGTTATAGTGAGCAGGTAAAATGCAGATACAATCCTGGCCGTGGTATCGTTTAGTTTTGGCTCCCATCCACTAGGTgtcttagctaacgttagctattcaAGTATCCCCGACTAAAAATGCGCCGACATGTCACCTAGCAGCAGTCAAAACGAGTGGGTCGGTCGTTTAGAAAATACTGGAGCTAATCTTCAATCAAAATGAGTTCGTTCGCTGGTCGTATGAAGGAGTatcccaacatgtctctggaccgtTTCGACAGGGAGAATCTACACGCAAGGGCTTATTTTTTATCTCACTGTCATAAAGGTAAAGAAACTCTGAGATACAGTGAACCAAACAGCAGTTAGCAAGCTAAAGATAACTAGCCAGGATGTGCTCTTAACGTTAAACTGTTACACAGTAAGACatgtaactagctaacgttagctactgaCATCATGTCTTTTTCTGCAGATCACATGAAGGGACTGAAGGGGCCTCTGTTGAAAAGAAAGTTGAAATTCAGGTGATTTCAcaacgtttttttttattttattttgatggTCTGAAAGTTCATTGAAACTGTTTTCAAGCTAACTGATGCTCTTAACGTTACTGTCTGTGTTCATTTGTTCCAGTCTGACAGTCAAACTGTACTGTTCATTTGTAACTAAGGAACTGTTGCTGAGCAACCCAAAATATGCCTTCTGGGAAGATCACATAGTAAGTAGTTGATTGTGAAAAATCATTCTGAATACTGAACACTAGTTATGGACGTATTGCTAGGTAAGCTTTGTGTAATTTAATGTGCTTTCCGTTTGTCTAGGTTGCTTTGGAACTGGAGAGTCCCACACTAATCACTTTAATAGATGAGGCTTCAGGAGAGGTTACGACACTGGGTCATCATTACAACACATATAGGGTCATATAAGGGCTGATCGCTGTTAGTTTGCTATATGACGGACTCTTTGATgactgatagtgtgtgtgtgtgtgtgtgtgtgtgtgtgtgtccacagagAGAAGAACTTGTGGTGACTCTGCTTCCTGCAGGTCACTGTCCAGGCTCGGTCATgtgagtactgtgtgtgtgtgtgtatgtgtgtttatgtggtaATATGACATATCacctggcttgtgtgtgtgtgtggtactatGACATATCACctagcttgtgtgtgtttgtgtggtaatATGACATCACCTGGCTTGTTTGTGTGGTAATATGACATATCacctggcttgtgtgtgtgtgtgtgtgtgtgtttatgtggtaATATGACATATCAcctagcttgtgtgtgtgtgtgtgttagttagacTTGTGTGATATATCATATATAGCTACTGTGTACTGGGATATTTACAAATACCGACAATtgtatattttttgggggtgagGGCCCTCTAAAGCTCTGAGCCTCGCAGGGGTGCATGCTACGCCACCGTTTATAACTATCATTTCCCTGgctaagatgtactgagtaaatgatcTCCAGCCAGGGCTCCAGCTGGttcgctaacttgctagctaagatgtactgagtaaatgatctccagccagggctccagctggtttgctaacttgttagctaagatgtactgagtaaatgatctccagctggtttgctaacttgttagctaagatgtactgagtaaatgatGCCTGGGCTCcagctggtttgctaacttgctagctaagatgtactgagtaaatgatctccagccagggctccagctggtttgctaacttgttagctaagatgtactgagtaaatgatctccagccagggctccagctggtttgctaacttgttagctaagatgtactgagtaaatgatctccagcctgggctccagctggtttgctaacttgttagctaagatgtactgagtaaatgatctccagcaggctccagctggtttgctaactggttagctaagatgtactgagtaaatgatctccagctggtttgctaacttgttagctaagatgtactgagtaaatgatctccagctggtttgctaacttgctagctaagatgtactgagtaaatgatctccagccagggctccagctggtttgctaacttgttagctaagatgtactgagtaaatgatcTCCAGCCAGGGCTCCAGCTGGTTTGCTGACTTGTTAgctaagatgtactgagtaaatgatctccagctggtttgctaacttgttagctaagatgtactgagtaaatgatctccagctggtttgctaacttgttagctaagatgtactgagtaaatgatctccagctggtttgctaacttgctagctaagatgtactgagtaaatgatctccagcctgggctccagctggtttgctaacttgttagctaagatgtactgagtaaatgatctccagccagggctccagctggtttgctaacttgttagctaagatgtactgagtaaatgatctccagctggtttgctaacttgttagctaagatgtactgagtaaatgatctccagctggtttgctaacttgttaGCTAAGATGTACTAAATGATCTCcagctggtttgctaacttgttagctaagatgtactgagtaaatgattccagctggtttgctaacttgctagctaagatgtactgagtaaatgatctccagccagggctccagctggtttgctaacttgttagctaagatgtactgagtaaatgatgctccagctggtttgctaacttgttagctaagatgtactgagtaaatgatctccagctggtttgctaacttgctagctaagatgtactgagtaaatgatctccagctggtttgctaacttgttagctaagatgtactgagtaaatgatctccagccagggctccagctggtttgctaacttgttaGTTAAGTGTTAGATGGCAACATCAAGCTTCCTGGTTACAGCAGACACAATCAATTCtgtgtaatatttgttttgttgCTAGCAGCAAACTGTGAGTAGCCTGTTGAGATAGTTGTATAACTGTATGAGCTGGGTTGTCTGTCCTTGCAATTTGTTTATGTGCgcttgttagcatttagctagcgTCCGCTATGGGAATTCGCTAGTAATTTGTAAGCATTTGTTGGCACTCCAAccgaaaacattaagaacacctgctctttccatgacagactgaccaggtgaatccaggtgaaagatatgatcccttattgatgtcacttgttaaatcctcttcaaatcagtgtagatgaagggcaggagacatgttaaagaaggatttttaagccttgagactaatgagacatggattgtgtatgtgtgccattcagagggtgaatgtgcaagacaaaatgttgaagtgcctttgaataaggtatggtagtaggtgccatgcgAACcggtttgtcaagaactgcagtgctgctgggacatccagccaacatccAGCCATCTTggcacaactgtgagaagcataaGGGGGGGGGTGAGTGTTGGTGAGTGTAGAAAcaataagaacaccttcctaatattgagttgcctccCCCATTCGTTGGGGCGTGGACACTACAAGAtgtcgaaagctttccacagggaaGCTGGcccaatgattcccacagttgtgtcaagttggctggatgtcctttgggtggtggaccgttcttgattacacaaaggaaactgttgagtgtgagaaacccagcaacgttgcagttcttgactcaaactggtgtgcctggcacctactaccatatgccgttcaaaggcacttaaatctcttgtcttgcccgttcaccctctgaaaggcacacacacacaatccatgtctcaattgtctcaagacttaaaacatgtctcctccccttcatctacactgattgaagtggatttaacaagtgacattaataagggatcatatctttcacctggtcagtctgtcatggaaagagcaggggctcttaatgttttgtgtacaggcgcactggtttgcgtcaagaactgcaacgttgctgggtttttcacactcaacagtttcccgggtgaatcaagaactgcaacgttgctgggtttttcacactcaacagtttcccgggtgaatcaagaactgcaacgttgctgggtttttcacactcaacagtttcccgggtGAATCAAgaactggtatatatatatatattagtaccagtcaaaagtttggacacacctactcattcaagggtttttctttatttttactattttatacattatccatcaaaactatgaaataacacaatcaaagtgttaaacaaatcaaaatatattttagattcttcaaagtagccaccctttgcctttgacagctttgcacactcttggcattctctcaaccagcttcacctggaatgcttctccaacagtcttgaaggagttcccacatatgctgagcacttgttggctgcttttgcttcactctgcagtccaactcatcccaaaccatctctattgggttgaggtctggtgattgtggaggccaggtcatctgatgcagcactccatcactctccttcttgatcaaatagcctttacacagcctggaggtgtgttttgggtcattgtcctgttgaaaaacaaatgatattccccTAAGCGcagaccagatgggatggcgtatcactgcagaatgctgtggtagccatgctggttaagtgtgccttgaattctaaataaatcacagacagtgtcaccagcaaagcacccccacaccatcacacctcctcctccatg
This is a stretch of genomic DNA from Salmo salar unplaced genomic scaffold, Ssal_v3.1, whole genome shotgun sequence. It encodes these proteins:
- the LOC123733098 gene encoding meiosis expressed gene 1 protein homolog isoform X1, producing the protein MGAKTKRYHGQDCICILPAHYNYNVASSSQLQKQHLVEEEGRRGRRGRKDGRKEGWKEERKKGRKVACGHPLRSTMSCAVYLDGNATPKSMSRAKRWTDEVENLYRFQQAGYRDELEYKQVKQVDLIDRWPETGFVKKLQRRDNTFYYYNRKRECEDREVHKVKVYAY
- the LOC123733098 gene encoding meiosis expressed gene 1 protein homolog isoform X2, whose product is MGAKTKRYHGQDCICILPAHYNYNVASSSQLQKQHLVEEEGRRGRRGRKDGRKEGWKEERKKGRKVACGHPLRSTMSCAVYLDGNATPKSMSRAKRWTDEVENLYRFQQAGYRDELEYKQIDRWPETGFVKKLQRRDNTFYYYNRKRECEDREVHKVKVYAY